Proteins encoded within one genomic window of Psilocybe cubensis strain MGC-MH-2018 chromosome 2, whole genome shotgun sequence:
- a CDS encoding Pre-mRNA-splicing factor cwc15, protein MSTAHRPTWDPAQAKDVKGGSRQFSVRDMAAHTKLKFRQVGQTSANEVKKRDLRAELLAAEQEARNKKRKAEGKPPLVEDTPAPADEESNKRRKLLEEALELDKDDDDEEEEEEKDKGDDDDESEEDSDEEEDDTAELLRELEKIKRERAAEKERLEREQSESAAASREAEIATANPLLNLAAALGQQTQGGVNTTVPGTFQVKKRWDDGKFSHLRDYNTYFDPISAISADLIFKNQAMTQKSTQGNFVNDLLRTEFHKFVFYHLKFVYIWLTLNCIEGNLWPSLLRLDIVSFSQPICLTSSLY, encoded by the exons ATGTCTACAGCCCACAGACCAACATGGGACCCCGCACAAGCTAAGGATGTCAAGGGCGGGTCGCGCCAGTTCTCTGTTCGTGACATGGCCGCCCACACCAAACTCAAATTCCG TCAAGTTGGCCAGACATCAGCAAACGAAGTAAAGAAACGGGATCTGCGTGCTGAGCTACTTGCAGCTGAACAAGAGGCGAGgaacaagaaaaggaaagcaGAGGGGAAGCCACCTCTCGTGGAAGACACACCGGCGCCAGCGGACGAAGAATCTAATAAGCGGAGAAAGCTTTTGGAGGAAGCTTTGGAGCTGGAcaaagatgacgacgatgaagaagaggaagaagagaaggacaaaggcgatgatgacgatgaaag TGAAGAAGAttctgatgaagaggaggatgataCTGCGGAGCTATTGCGAGAATTGGAGAAGATCAAACGTGAACGTGCTGCAGAGAAAGAACGACTGGAACGGGAGCAATCAGAAAGCGCCGCCGCGTCTCGAGAGGCAGAGATTGCGACAGCCAATCCTCTATTAAATCTTGCTGCTGCTTTGGGACAGCAAACCCAGGGAGGTGTTAACACCACTGTTCCAGGCACATTCCAAGTGAAGAAACGATGGGACGATGGTAAGTTTTCGCATCTGCGAGATTACAATACCTACTTTGACCCCATTTCTGCTATTTCTGCAGACCTTATATTCAAGAACCAAGCTATGACCCAGAAGTCGACTCAAGGTAACTTTGTCAACGATTTACTCCGGACGGAATTCCACAAGTTCGTCTTCTATCATCTTAAATTTGTTTACATTTGGTTGACCCTGAATTGTATTGAAGGAAATTTATGGCCAAGTTTATTAAGGTTAGACATCGTTTCATTTTCACAACCAATTTGCCTGACATCGTCGCTGTATTAG